Part of the Buchnera aphidicola (Mindarus keteleerifoliae) genome, TAGGGTAACATTAAAAATGGAAGAAATTTTTCAAAGTTTAAGAATATTAAAACAATGTTTAAATAATATGCCTAATGGTTCTTTCAAAGCAGAACATCCTTTAACTACCCCCCCTTTAAAAAAAAATACTCTTAAAGATATTGAATCAATGATTACACATTTTTTACAAATGTCTTGGGGACCAATAATGCCTCCAAACGAAAGTTTTCAAATGATAGAAGCAACTAAAGGAATTAATAGTTATTATTTAATCAGTGATGGAGATTCAATGAGTTATAGAACTAGAATTCGGACTCCTAGTTTTGCTCATTTACAACAAATACCTTCTGTTATAAAAGGAAGTTTATTATCAGATTTGATCACGTATTTAGGCAGCATTGATTTTGTCATGTCAGATGTGGATCGTTAAAAATGAAAAAAAAATATTTAGATATTGTTCTGACTATGGAAGAACAAAAAAGAATTTTTGAAGAAAAAAAAAAATATGAATATCCTCAAGCTGCTGTTATAGAAGCATTAAAAATAGCACAAGAAAAGAGGAAGTGGATTTCTAAAGATGTTATTTATGCAATTTCAGAAATTTTGTCTATTCCTTCGGTATATGTACAAGAAGTAGCTACATTTTATAGTCAAATTTTCCTTGAACCAGTTGGAAGGAACGTCATTCGATATTGCGATAGTGTAGTATGTTATGTTGTTGGATACAAAAAAATATTATCGATACTAGAGAAATATTTAAAAATAAAACCAGGACAAACAACAATAGATAATAAATTTACTTTATTACCAATTTGCTGTTTAGGATGCTGTGATAGAGCACCAAGTATGATGGTTAATGAAGATACTTATTTTAATTTATCTGATAAAAAAATTGTTTCGATATTGGAATCTTATTTATGAATAAAAAAATTCGAAAACCGGAGAGTCACCCTTTAACATGGAGATTAAAAAAAAATAATAGTCCTATTTGGATTAATGAATATAAGTTAAAAAATGGGTATTCGGCATTAAAAAAAAGTTTATGCAAAATGAGTCCAGTAGAAATAATAGATGAAATTAAAAAATCAGAATTAAAAGGAAGAGGAGGAGCAGGATTTAATACTGGGATGAAATGGGATATGGTTTCGAAATCAAAAATTTCAAAAACAAAATATTTAGTTTGTAATGCTGATGA contains:
- the nuoE gene encoding NADH-quinone oxidoreductase subunit NuoE: MKKKYLDIVLTMEEQKRIFEEKKKYEYPQAAVIEALKIAQEKRKWISKDVIYAISEILSIPSVYVQEVATFYSQIFLEPVGRNVIRYCDSVVCYVVGYKKILSILEKYLKIKPGQTTIDNKFTLLPICCLGCCDRAPSMMVNEDTYFNLSDKKIVSILESYL